From the Nerophis ophidion isolate RoL-2023_Sa unplaced genomic scaffold, RoL_Noph_v1.0 HiC_scaffold_175, whole genome shotgun sequence genome, one window contains:
- the LOC133547753 gene encoding oocyte zinc finger protein XlCOF8.4-like: MNARQEERPLQQQEDPQPPHIKEEEEEVWISQEGECPVGQEEADVSKFPLTVVSVKTEEHEDKPPESSQLHHSPNVCEKYRPPEQQEGSSSMEQRRSQYLHVKEEEPQPPHFEDEEKQRLSPHFIEEDKRHLISVKSQGDEVKGEREEKREAEPPSSSLAEADGDHCGGSQADKLLAPLSDSEDTTSHSPDTDDEDSKDDKTCHTDNTHFTCSLCHKTFKDHSNLKRHMSTHTGEKPFSCSKCGRDFRLKHMLKVHMRTHTGEKPFLCSICGKDFTQKHHLKTHMRIHTGKKPFSCSICGKDFTHRNYLKIHIRIHTGEKPFSCSECGKSFVINQSLKVHMRTHTGEKPFSCSICGKVFTQRDHLKKHMRIHTGEKTFSCS; this comes from the exons atgaacgctcgtcaagaagaacgtccccttcagcagcaggaggatccacagcccccccacattaaagaggaagaggaggaagtgtggatcagtcaggagggagagtgtcctgtagggcaggaggaggctgatgtcagcaagtttccactgactgttgtctctgtgaagactgaagagcatgaagacaaaccacctgagtcctcacagcttcatcacagtccaa acgtctgtgaaaaatATCGTCCACCTGAGCAGCAGGAGGGGTCCTCCAGTATGGAGCAGAGGAGGTCACAGTACCTCCACGTGAaagaagaggagccacagccccctcACTTTGAAGATGAAGAAAAACAGCGGCTGTCCCCCCACTTTATAGAGGAAGACAAGAGACACCTCATCAGTGTGAAGAGTCaaggtgatgaggtcaaaggtgaacgtgaggagaagagagaggcagagcctccaagcagcagtttagcagaagctgatggagaccactgtggaggatcacaagcagacaagctcttagctccactatcagatagtgaggacacaacgtcacactctcctgacactgatgatgaagactctaaagatgataagacatgtcacactgacaacactcacttcacttgttctctctgtcacaaaacttttaaagacCATAGTAATCTGAAAAggcacatgagtacacacaccggagagaaacctttttcctgctcaaaaTGTGGGAGAGATTTTAGACtaaaacacatgctgaaagtacacatgagaacacacactggagaaaaaccttttttatgttcaatctgcggtaaagattttactcaaaagcaccatttgaaaacacacatgagaatacacactggaaaaaaacctttttcctgttcaatctgcggtaaagattttactcataggaactatttgaaaatacacataagaatacacactggagaaaaacctttttcatgctcagaatgtggtaaaagttttgtaataaatcaaagtttaaaagtacatatgagaacacacactggagaaaaacctttttcatgttcaatctgtggtaaggtTTTTACTCAaagggaccatttaaaaaaacacatgagaatacacactggagaaaaaactttttcctgctcataa